In one Betta splendens chromosome 14, fBetSpl5.4, whole genome shotgun sequence genomic region, the following are encoded:
- the LOC114869587 gene encoding prolyl 4-hydroxylase subunit alpha-2 isoform X2, producing the protein MVFLLTDQVANYGVGGQYEPHFDFSRRPFDSNLKVDGNRLATFLNYMSDVEAGGATVFPDFGAAIRPRKGTAVFWYNLFRSGEGDYRTRHAACPVLVGSKWVSNKWFHERGQEFRRPCGLTEVD; encoded by the exons ATGGTCTTTCTTCTCACTGACCAGGTCGCTAACTATGGAGTTGGAGGACAGTACGAGCCGCATTTTGACTTCTCCAGG CGTCCTTTTGACAGCAATCTCAAGGTCGATGGAAATAGACTTGCTACCTTCCTAAACTAT ATGAGTGACGTTGAGGCGGGAGGCGCCACCGTCTTCCCTGACTTTGGAGCCGCAATCAGGCCCAGAAAG GGAACAGCAGTGTTCTGGTATAATCTGTTCCGGAGCGGAGAAGGCGACTATAGGACCAGACACGCAGCCTGTCCGGTCCTGGTTGGAAGTAAATGGG tGTCAAACAAGTGGTTTCATGAGAGAGGGCAGGAGTTCAGGAGACCCTGTGGCCTGACAGAAGTGGACTGA
- the LOC114869587 gene encoding prolyl 4-hydroxylase subunit alpha-2 isoform X1 yields the protein MVFLLTDQVANYGVGGQYEPHFDFSRKDEPDAFKRLGTGNRVATFLNYMSDVEAGGATVFPDFGAAIRPRKGTAVFWYNLFRSGEGDYRTRHAACPVLVGSKWVSNKWFHERGQEFRRPCGLTEVD from the exons ATGGTCTTTCTTCTCACTGACCAGGTCGCTAACTATGGAGTTGGAGGACAGTACGAGCCGCATTTTGACTTCTCCAGG AAAGATGAACCTGATGCTTTCAAAAGATTAGGCACTGGGAATCGCGTGGCGACTTTTTTGAACTAC ATGAGTGACGTTGAGGCGGGAGGCGCCACCGTCTTCCCTGACTTTGGAGCCGCAATCAGGCCCAGAAAG GGAACAGCAGTGTTCTGGTATAATCTGTTCCGGAGCGGAGAAGGCGACTATAGGACCAGACACGCAGCCTGTCCGGTCCTGGTTGGAAGTAAATGGG tGTCAAACAAGTGGTTTCATGAGAGAGGGCAGGAGTTCAGGAGACCCTGTGGCCTGACAGAAGTGGACTGA